A genome region from Chelonia mydas isolate rCheMyd1 chromosome 24, rCheMyd1.pri.v2, whole genome shotgun sequence includes the following:
- the NPR1 gene encoding atrial natriuretic peptide receptor 1: protein MRWALVVLCGVLCQLGGSRGQGANLTVAVLLPKHNMTYPWAWPRVGPAIWLAIDRINRQPDLLPGHTVRWVFGNSEDKHGVCSDRDAPVAAVDLKLADNPDAFIGPGCVYSSAPVARLTSHWKLPLVTAGAEAHGFDNKEDVFALTTRAGPSHRKLGEYAVGLQRHFNWTHRALLVYSDEKLDDRPCFFAIEGLYVQLPTFRNLTVLDISFKDGDEANYTFLIQEIKQKGRIVYVCCSPDTFRQILLQARREGLTQGDYAFFYIDVFGASLQGSRFPDPQRPWRRGDKDDANAREAFKAVMIITCKEPENPEYQPFLEQLKQGAHTHFNFTLQDGLMNYIAAAFHDGVLLYAQAVNETLQQGGTVRNASAITHRMWNRTFYGVTGFLKIDENGDRESDYSLWDMDPTSGIFQIVYNYNGTTKKMSAVPGCEIHWPGKGVPRDVLPCGFDNSNPLCRKASLTTLEILSLMVSLVLLSITITSFFIYRKLELEKELAAELWRVRWEDVQSSSLEKHLRSAGSKLTLSLRGSNYGSLLTTEGQFQVYAKTAYYKGNIVAVKHVNRKRIEMTRKVLFELKHMRDVQNEHLTRFIGACTDPPNICILTEYCPRGSLQDILENESITLDWMFRYSLTTDIVKGMLFLHNGVIVSHGNLKSSNCVVDSRFVLKITDYGLESFRVAPDSDDSHALFAKKLWTAPELLRMEVPPAQGTQKGDVYSFGIILQEIALRNGVFYVEGLDLSPKEIIERVKGGERPYFRPSVNVACHIEELGLLMQHCWAEDVLERPDFNQIKILLRKFNRENSSNILDNLLSRMEQYANNLEELVEERTQAYLEEKRKAEALLYQILPHSVAEQLKRGETVQAEAFDVVTIYFSDIVGFTALSAESTPMQVVTLLNDLYTCFDAIIDNFDVYKVETIGDAYMVVSGLPVRNGKLHAREVARMSLALLDAVRSFKIRHRPDQQLKLRIGIHSGPVCAGVVGLKMPRYCLFGDTVNTASRMESNGEALKIHLSSATKCVLEEVGCFELELRGDVEMKGKGKMRTYWLLGERMSSTRG from the exons ATGCGGTGGGCGCTGGTGGTGCTGTGCGGGGTCCTGTGCCAGCTGGGCGGGTCGCGGGGCCAAGGGGCCAACCTGACGGTGGCCGTGCTGCTGCCGAAGCATAACATGACCTACCCGTGGGCCTGGCCCCGCGTGGGCCCCGCCATCTGGCTGGCCATCGACCGGATCAACCGGCAGCCGGACCTGCTGCCGGGCCACACGGTGCGCTGGGTCTTCGGGAACAGCGAGGACAAGCACGGCGTCTGCTCCGACCGGGACGCCCCCGTGGCCGCCGTGGACCTCAAGCTGGCCGACAACCCCGACGCCTTCATCGGCCCCGGCTGCGTCTACAGCTCGGCGCCCGTGGCCCGCCTGACCAGCCACTGGAAGCTGCCGCTGGTGACGGCTGGGGCGGAGGCCCACGGCTTCGACAACAAGGAGGACGTCTTCGCCCTGACCACGCGGGCCGGGCCCAGCCACCGCAAGCTGGGCGAGTACGCCGTGGGGCTCCAGCGCCACTTCAACTGGACCCACCGCGCCCTGCTGGTCTActcggacgagaagctggacgaCCGGCCCTGCTTCTTCGCCATCGAAGGGCTGTACGTGCAGCTGCCCACCTTCCGCAACCTCACCGTGTTGGACATCTCCTTCAAGGACGGCGACGAGGCCAACTACACCTTCCTCATCCAGGAGATCAAGCAGAAGGGCAGAA TCGTGTACGTCTGCTGCTCCCCGGACACCTTCCGCCAGATCCTGCTTCAGGCCCGGCGCGAGGGGCTCACGCAGGGGGACTACGCCTTCTTCTACATCGACGTCTTCGGAGCCAGCCTGCAGGGCTCCCGCTTCCCCGACCCCCAGAGGCCCTGGAGACGCGGGGACAAGGACGACGCCAACGCCAGGGAGGCCTTTAAG GCAGTGATGATCATCACCTGCAAGGAGCCCGAGAACCCCGAGTACCAGCCCTTCCTGGAGCAGCTCAAGCAGGGGGCCCACACCCACTTCAACTTCACCCTGCAGGACGGTCTG ATGAACTACATCGCAGCTGCCTTCCACGACGGGGTGCTGCTGTACGCCCAGGCCGTGAACGAGACCCTCCAGCAGGGCGGCACCGTCCGGAACGCCAGCGCCATCACCCATCGCATGTGGAACCGCACCTTCTATG GAGTCACCGGCTTCCTGAAGATTGATGAGAACGGAGACCGGGAGAGTGACTATTCGCTGTGGGACATGGACCCCACGAGCGGCATATTCCAG ATCGTCTACAACTACAATGGCACCACCAAGAAGATGAGCGCAGTGCCCGGGTGTGAGATCCACTGGCCGGGGAAGGGTGTGCCCAGGGATGTCCTGCCCTGTGGCTTCGACAACAGCAACCCTCTGTGCCGCAAAG CCAGCTTAACCACGCTGGAGATCCTCTCACTCATGGTGAGCCTCGTCCTGCTGAGCATCACCATCACCTCCTTCTTCATCTACAG gaagctggagctggagaaggagctggCGGCCGAGCTGTGGCGTGTGCGCTGGGAAGACGTCCAGTCCAGCAGCCTGGAGAAACACCTGCGCAGCGCCGGGAGCAAACTGACCCTGTCGCTG AGAGGCTCCAACTATGGCTCCCTGCTGACCACGGAGGGGCAGTTCCAGGTCTATGCCAAGACGGCCTATTACAAG GGGAACATCGTGGCGGTGAAGCACGTCAATCGGAAGCGAATCGAGATGACGCGGAAGGTGCTGTTTGAGCTGAAACAC ATGAGGGATGTCCAGAATGAACACCTGACCCGCTTCATCGGAGCCTGCACGGACCCTCCAAACATCTGCATCCTGACGGAGTACTGCCCCCGTGGGAGCCTCCAG GACATCCTGGAGAACGAGAGCATCACGCTGGACTGGATGTTCCGGTACTCGCTCACCACTGACATCGTCAAG gggATGCTGTTCCTGCACAATGGGGTGATTGTCTCCCACGGCAACCTCAAGTCCTCCAACTGCGTGGTGGACAGCCGCTTCGTGCTCAAGATCACGGACTACGGGCTGGAGAGCTTCCGCGTGGCCCCCGACTCCGACGACTCCCACGCGCTCTTCGCCA AGAAGCTGTGGACGGCGCCCGAGCTGCTGCGCATGGAGGTGCCCCCGGCCCAGGGCACCCAGAAAGGCGACGTGTACAGCTTTGGGATCATCCTGCAGGAGATAGCCCTGCGCAACGGGGTCTTCTACGTGGAGGGGCTGGACCTGAGCCCCAAAG AGATCATTGAGCGGGTGAAGGGCGGCGAGCGCCCCTACTTCCGGCCCTCCGTGAACGTGGCCTGCCACATcgaggagctggggctgctcatgcagcactgctgggcCGAGGACGTGCTGGAGCGGCCGGACTTCAACCAGATCAAGATCCTGCTCCGCAAGTTCAACAG GGAGAACAGCAGCAACATCCTGGACAACCTGCTGTCGCGCATGGAGCAGTACGCCAACAACCTGGAGGAGCTGGTGGAGGAGCGGACGCAGGCCTACCTGGAGGAGAAGCGCAAGGCCGAGGCCCTGCTCTACCAGATCCTGCCCCA ctcCGTGGCCGAGCAGCTGAAGCGCGGGGAGACGGTGCAGGCTGAGGCCTTCGACGTCGTCACCATCTACTTCAGCGACATCGTGGGGTTCACAGCCCTGTCGGCAGAGAGCACCCCCATGCAG GTTGTGACCTTGCTGAATGACCTGTACACCTGCTTCGACGCCATCATCGACAACTTCGATGTCTACAAG gtggAGACCATCGGCGACGCCTACATGGTGGTGTCGGGGCTGCCGGTGCGCAACGGCAAGCTGCACGCCCGCGAGGTGGCCCGCATGTCCCTGGCCCTGCTCGACGCCGTGCGCAGCTTCAAGATCCGCCACCGGCCGGACCAGCAGCTCAAGCTGCGCATCGGGATCCACAGCG GCCCAGTCTGCGCGGGGGTGGTCGGTCTGAAGATGCCCCGTTATTGCCTCTTTGGGGACACGGTGAACACGGCCTCACGGATGGAGTCCAATGGGGAAG CCCTGAAGATCCACCTGTCATCGGCCACCAAATGCGTCCTGGAGGAGGTCGGATGCTTCGAGCTGGAGCTGCGCGGGGACGTGGAGATGAAG GGCAAGGGCAAGATGCGGACGTACTGGCTGCTGGGTGAGCGCATGAGCAGCACGCGGGGCTGA